The sequence below is a genomic window from Desulfomonile tiedjei.
GTACGCTATCAGCGTATTGAGCGGTCATGAAGGCGGTGCGAACGATCTTGCAATGGCGGTGGGGAACATCATCGGAGCTGAACCGATTGTAACGACCACCACAGAGGCAAAGAAGAACCTTATTGTTGGAATCGGCTGCCGTCGCGGAACACCGGCCGCGCGGATAATCGAGGCCATCAAAGCGGGACTGGATGAGGCCAACGCGTCCCTGGACCAGGTCCGGGTACTGGCTTCAGCGGACTTAAAGGCTGATGAAGAGGGATTGATCGACGCGGCCCGCGAGCTTGGACTGCCTTTACGATTGATCCCCTCGGACGAGATTCGCAACTCCACGAAACGATTTCAACGCTCAGACTTTGTTCAGGAAAAGGTCAACCTGCCTGCGGTGGCCGAACCTTCGGCTCTTCTGGCAGGGAGGAGGACAAAATTAGTTCTTCGGAAAAAGAAGTTCAGCGGCGTCACAGTGGCCGTGGCTCGGGAAAACTGTTTGTGGTAGGCATCGGACCAGGTGGCCGGTTAGATCGCACCAGGCGTGCCGAAGAGGTGATAGCGTCTTGCCGCGTGGTGGTGGGCTACAAAAGATACCTGGAATTGATCGAAGACCTCCTTGCAGGTAAAGAAGTCATCTCGTCAGGCATGACCAAGGAATTGGAGCGATGCAACGCGGCCCTGGAGCGAGCCCGGCAAGGGGAGAACGTGGCCCTGATATCGTCAGGCGACGCAGGGATCTATGGTATGGCAGGACTGGCCCTGGAGCTGGCCACGACTAACGGAATGGATGTCCCTATCGAGATCGTCCCCGGGGTCACTTCCGCTACAGCCGCGGCGGCCAAGTTAGGGGCCCCGCTCATGCTCGACTTTGCCGCGATCAGTCTCAGCGATCTCCTCGTGCCGTGGGAAACCATCCGGAAGCGTCTGGAAGCCGTGGCCGCTGCCGACATGGTCGTAGTCCTGTACAATCCAAGGAGCCGCAAGCGCAAGGCTCAGCTCACAGAAGCCGCGGAAATACTTCGCAACCATCGTCCGGGCACAACGCCGGTTGGGGTCGCTACAGCCGTTGGTACGGAAGACGAGAGCATTGTGATCTCAGATCTGGACCACTTCCTCGAAACCGAGATCAACATGAGGAGCCTGGTGATAGTAGGGAACAGTTCCTCCAGGTTGATGGACAGATGGTTTGTTACCCCACGAGGGTACAAGGTATGATCCTTCTTCTCGGGGGCACGGCTGAAA
It includes:
- the cobJ gene encoding precorrin-3B C(17)-methyltransferase, translating into MVGIGPGGRLDRTRRAEEVIASCRVVVGYKRYLELIEDLLAGKEVISSGMTKELERCNAALERARQGENVALISSGDAGIYGMAGLALELATTNGMDVPIEIVPGVTSATAAAAKLGAPLMLDFAAISLSDLLVPWETIRKRLEAVAAADMVVVLYNPRSRKRKAQLTEAAEILRNHRPGTTPVGVATAVGTEDESIVISDLDHFLETEINMRSLVIVGNSSSRLMDRWFVTPRGYKV
- a CDS encoding cobalamin biosynthesis protein; protein product: MRIAVITLSTEGAAVATRLVEGLPDADVFLHESVGPEWQGRRFKSIVSLTKDIFNRYQGLVYVAPCGVVVRALAPNIKHKTRDPGVVAVDVCARYAISVLSGHEGGANDLAMAVGNIIGAEPIVTTTTEAKKNLIVGIGCRRGTPAARIIEAIKAGLDEANASLDQVRVLASADLKADEEGLIDAARELGLPLRLIPSDEIRNSTKRFQRSDFVQEKVNLPAVAEPSALLAGRRTKLVLRKKKFSGVTVAVARENCLW